In one Sphingomonas sp. AP4-R1 genomic region, the following are encoded:
- a CDS encoding MarR family winged helix-turn-helix transcriptional regulator — MTRFYDEAIAASGLSIGQFSLLRALSRNGPTPLSQFAEQMVMERTSLYRMLAPLEARGLIAVTAGAGRARIAALTEQGRAVMEETRAAWEATQARFVQTLGEEKWRTLHALLAEATHVAEEIAA, encoded by the coding sequence GTGACGCGCTTCTATGACGAGGCGATCGCGGCGAGTGGGCTCAGCATCGGGCAATTCTCGCTGTTGCGCGCGCTGTCGCGGAACGGGCCGACGCCGCTCAGCCAGTTCGCCGAGCAGATGGTGATGGAGCGCACCTCGCTCTACCGGATGCTGGCGCCGCTGGAAGCGCGCGGACTGATCGCGGTGACGGCCGGAGCGGGGCGCGCGCGGATCGCGGCGCTGACCGAGCAGGGACGTGCCGTCATGGAAGAGACGCGCGCGGCATGGGAGGCGACGCAGGCGCGCTTTGTCCAGACGCTGGGCGAAGAGAAATGGCGGACGCTGCACGCGCTGCTGGCCGAGGCCACCCACGTCGCCGAGG
- a CDS encoding alpha/beta hydrolase, whose translation MPEVIFPGPEGRLEGRFNPGPRPRAPVAMILHPHPQAGGTMNNRIVQACYQTFVKRGFATLRFNFRGVGKSQGVFDNGIGELSDAASALDWVQSIHPEAQTTWIAGFSFGAWIGMQLLMRRPEIKGFISIAPPANLYDFTFLAPCPSSGIIIQGEADEVATPLATQKLVDKLRTQRHITIHHDVIPGANHFFEHEMPQLMTSVDDYLDMRLK comes from the coding sequence TTGCCAGAAGTCATTTTCCCCGGCCCGGAAGGGCGCCTCGAAGGTCGCTTCAATCCGGGCCCGCGCCCGCGCGCGCCCGTCGCGATGATCCTGCACCCGCATCCGCAGGCGGGCGGCACGATGAACAACCGCATCGTGCAGGCCTGCTACCAGACGTTCGTGAAGCGCGGCTTCGCGACGTTGCGCTTCAATTTCCGCGGCGTCGGCAAGAGCCAGGGCGTGTTCGACAATGGCATCGGCGAACTGTCCGACGCGGCGAGCGCGCTCGACTGGGTGCAGTCGATCCACCCGGAGGCGCAGACCACCTGGATCGCCGGCTTCTCGTTCGGCGCGTGGATCGGCATGCAGCTGCTGATGCGCCGCCCGGAGATCAAGGGCTTCATCTCGATCGCCCCGCCCGCGAACCTCTACGACTTCACCTTCCTGGCGCCGTGCCCGTCCTCGGGCATCATCATCCAGGGCGAGGCGGACGAGGTGGCGACGCCGCTCGCCACCCAGAAGCTGGTCGACAAGCTGCGCACCCAGCGCCACATCACGATCCATCACGACGTGATCCCCGGCGCGAACCACTTCTTCGAGCATGAGATGCCGCAGCTCATGACCTCGGTGGACGATTATCTGGATATGCGCCTGAAGTAA
- a CDS encoding cysteine desulfurase family protein: MSAPRIYLDHAATTPLSTAAREAMADALGRWANPSSPHAEGRAARAALEGARSRIKAALGWTHDLIFTSGTTESAQIALTRQSRERPCIVSAVEHASVLRQRADAIVAPVGADGLVEPLAFGALMHAHPQALVAIQHGNSETGILQRIDEIVEVVDAAGGVLFVDCAQTAGKLPLPPADLIAVSAHKLGGPPGIGALLVRDMGILAPLGGGQERGYRAGTENLPAILGFAAALDPALAGAQPPWLLEQIEWRLALETTIARSGGLPVGGDLLGGTARTPTIAAYRLPGMSAEAQLIRLDAAGFAVSAGSACSSGSLHTSHVLGAMGLTEAEAREVIRVSFGWSTTRAEVEAFAAAYAQMAGGRRSA, encoded by the coding sequence CTGTCCGCCCCGCGCATCTATCTGGACCATGCCGCCACCACGCCGCTCAGCACCGCCGCGCGCGAGGCAATGGCCGACGCACTCGGCCGCTGGGCCAACCCCTCCTCGCCCCATGCCGAGGGCCGCGCCGCCCGCGCCGCCCTGGAGGGGGCACGCAGCCGGATCAAGGCGGCGCTGGGCTGGACGCATGACCTGATCTTCACGAGCGGCACCACCGAAAGCGCGCAGATCGCCCTCACCCGGCAAAGCCGCGAACGGCCCTGCATCGTCAGCGCGGTGGAGCATGCCTCCGTCCTGCGGCAGCGTGCCGACGCGATCGTGGCGCCGGTGGGCGCGGACGGGCTGGTGGAGCCCCTCGCTTTCGGCGCGCTGATGCACGCGCATCCCCAGGCTCTGGTGGCGATCCAGCATGGCAATTCCGAAACGGGCATCCTCCAGCGGATCGACGAGATCGTGGAGGTGGTGGATGCGGCCGGCGGCGTGCTGTTCGTCGATTGCGCGCAGACGGCGGGAAAGCTGCCGCTTCCCCCGGCGGATCTGATCGCTGTCTCCGCCCACAAACTGGGCGGGCCGCCCGGCATCGGCGCGCTGCTGGTGCGCGACATGGGCATATTGGCGCCTCTGGGTGGAGGACAGGAGCGCGGCTACCGCGCCGGCACCGAGAATCTGCCTGCCATCCTCGGCTTCGCCGCCGCGCTCGATCCCGCGCTGGCGGGCGCGCAGCCGCCCTGGCTGCTGGAGCAGATCGAATGGCGGCTGGCGCTCGAAACGACCATCGCCCGATCCGGCGGCCTGCCCGTCGGCGGCGATCTGCTGGGCGGCACCGCACGCACGCCGACCATCGCCGCCTATCGCCTGCCCGGCATGAGCGCGGAGGCGCAACTGATCCGGCTGGACGCGGCCGGTTTCGCCGTCTCGGCGGGCAGCGCCTGTTCGTCCGGCTCGCTCCATACCAGCCATGTGCTGGGCGCGATGGGCCTGACCGAGGCGGAGGCGCGCGAAGTGATCCGCGTGAGCTTCGGCTGGTCGACCACGCGCGCCGAGGTTGAAGCCTTCGCCGCCGCTTACGCGCAGATGGCAGGCGGGCGCCGCTCGGCATGA
- a CDS encoding cysteine desulfurase family protein: MIYLDYQATTPLAPEAREAMRPLMEEAFGNPHSPHRMGREAKAAVEVARERIAAPFGPGGRLAFTSGATEALNWAIKGIATPLRNTRPRIVTTAIEHAAVLDTLGWLATQGHEVIVLPVSPEGIVDLDAAAAAIDDRTALVAAMLVNNEIGTVQPIAELGALARAAGAVMLCDAVQGYGRVPLPADACDLIALSAHKIHGPKGIGALWLRDGIVPEPLLHGGGQEAGLRSGTLAPALCAGFGMAAKLMGERAGEDALHLARLFVHARSLLDGWTINGAVDRRYAGNLNIRRDGLDVARLMSDVREVMFSAGSACASGSGRTSHVLRAIGLSDAQAKSSIRLGFGRYTAEEDLERAIRLILAAAERQKAWA, translated from the coding sequence ATGATCTATCTCGATTATCAAGCCACGACCCCGCTCGCCCCCGAGGCGCGCGAGGCGATGCGCCCGCTGATGGAGGAGGCATTCGGCAACCCCCACTCCCCCCACCGCATGGGCCGCGAGGCGAAAGCGGCGGTGGAGGTGGCGCGCGAACGGATCGCCGCTCCCTTCGGCCCCGGCGGGCGCCTCGCCTTCACCAGCGGCGCGACCGAAGCGCTCAACTGGGCGATCAAGGGTATCGCCACGCCTTTGCGGAACACACGCCCGCGCATCGTGACCACCGCGATTGAGCATGCCGCCGTGCTGGACACGCTCGGATGGCTGGCAACGCAGGGGCATGAGGTGATCGTGCTGCCCGTTTCGCCCGAGGGGATCGTCGATCTGGACGCGGCGGCCGCCGCGATCGACGACCGCACCGCTCTGGTCGCCGCGATGCTCGTCAACAACGAGATCGGCACGGTCCAGCCGATCGCGGAGCTGGGCGCGCTCGCGCGGGCGGCAGGTGCCGTGATGCTGTGCGATGCCGTGCAGGGCTATGGCCGCGTGCCCCTGCCCGCCGACGCCTGCGACCTGATCGCGCTCTCCGCCCACAAGATCCACGGCCCCAAAGGCATCGGCGCGCTCTGGCTGCGCGACGGCATCGTGCCCGAACCTCTGCTTCATGGCGGCGGCCAGGAAGCAGGGCTCCGGTCGGGCACGCTGGCGCCCGCTTTGTGCGCGGGCTTCGGCATGGCCGCGAAGCTGATGGGGGAACGGGCCGGTGAGGATGCCCTTCATCTCGCCCGGCTGTTCGTCCACGCCCGCTCGCTGCTCGACGGCTGGACGATCAATGGCGCGGTAGACCGCCGCTACGCTGGCAATCTCAATATCCGCCGCGACGGCCTCGATGTCGCCCGCCTGATGTCCGACGTGCGCGAGGTGATGTTCTCGGCCGGCTCCGCCTGCGCCAGCGGCTCCGGACGGACCAGCCATGTGCTGCGGGCGATCGGCCTCAGCGACGCGCAGGCAAAATCCTCGATCCGCCTCGGCTTCGGGCGCTATACCGCGGAAGAGGATCTGGAACGCGCAATCCGCTTGATCCTTGCGGCAGCCGAACGGCAGAAGGCTTGGGCATGA
- a CDS encoding 2Fe-2S iron-sulfur cluster-binding protein: MSVTITFVAVDGRTEIVEAAPGSRLLEVAQNAGQPLEGTCEGQMACSTCHVIVDPADFVRLPRASEEEDDLLDLAAHVTRTSRLACQILLDEALGSLTVRMPAGARDMQGR, from the coding sequence ATGAGCGTCACCATCACCTTCGTCGCCGTCGACGGTCGCACCGAAATCGTCGAGGCCGCGCCCGGCTCGCGGCTTTTGGAGGTCGCGCAGAATGCCGGCCAGCCGCTGGAGGGGACGTGCGAGGGGCAGATGGCCTGTTCCACCTGCCACGTCATCGTCGATCCGGCCGATTTCGTCCGCCTCCCCCGCGCGAGCGAGGAGGAGGATGATCTGCTCGATCTCGCCGCGCATGTGACGCGCACCAGCCGCCTCGCCTGCCAGATCCTGCTGGACGAGGCGCTGGGCAGCCTGACGGTGCGGATGCCCGCCGGCGCACGGGACATGCAGGGGCGGTAA
- a CDS encoding [protein-PII] uridylyltransferase — protein MTTRFDHLPARRAIIDRRAIADALEALPTADATTLRLSATPVLREALAAGRDEIARRLAESPSSGNEIAASYAFLTDQILRLAYDFTTQRLFPNHHPSAGERLALAAVGGYGRGEMALHSDIDIAFLTPWKQAAWAEQVIESMLYTLWDLGLKVGHSSRSIDEMVRMANGDLTIRTALLEARYIWGDQALYDEAGRRFEKDVMASTARAFVAEKLAERNARHERMGDSRYVVEPNLKEGKGGLRDLHALFWIGKYAYQVRDVGDLVERGLLTDQELRRFRKAENFLWAVRCHLHILSRRPEDRLTFDVQAEIARRMRYADRPGKSAVERFMQHYFLIAKEVGDLTAMFLAHLDETFAAKGRRFGITLIGRKPRKLEGFVLDRGRLAAPSDTFFAENPVRLLELFALADKHQLEVHPLTLRMAGRDAKLIDNQVRADPVANRHFLQVLASRRDPERVLRTMNEAGVFGRFVPDFGRVVAQMQFDMYHHYTVDEHTLRAIGLLSRIERGLLEEAHPGAAKILSQVVCRRALYVAVLLHDIAKGRGGDHSTLGAEVARKLCPRFGLKPAETETVAWLVEQHLLMSATAFKRDLADFKTVLDFAERVQSPERLRQLLLLTTVDIRAVGPGVWNDWKRQLLGTLFHAAEEVLRLGHQQTGRNERIKLKQAELGVELGWSRQRFDAYRKRFPDSYWVAEGVDILERNARLISAADAGEKPLSIATQPDPQRGATLVTIYAADHPGLFYRVAGAIHLAGASIIDARIHTTRDGMAIDNLLVQDPFGKPFDDPMRLRRLATAIEDALANRSQLAAKLATKPSPRTRAEAFVVEPNVLIDNRASNRYTVVEVNAHDRPALLHALAYALFQAKVTIRSAHVATYGTRAVDTFYLTDLLGDKIEGAVRLRTLERLLLAAAGGGEPEPEEEAPKREREKEKVKV, from the coding sequence ATGACGACGCGTTTCGATCATCTTCCCGCGCGCCGCGCCATCATCGATCGGCGCGCCATCGCCGATGCGCTGGAGGCATTGCCGACGGCGGATGCCACGACGCTGCGCCTGTCGGCGACGCCCGTGCTGCGCGAGGCGCTGGCGGCGGGCCGGGATGAGATCGCACGTCGGCTGGCCGAAAGCCCCAGCTCGGGCAACGAGATCGCGGCCTCCTATGCGTTCCTGACCGATCAGATCCTGCGCCTCGCCTATGATTTCACCACGCAGCGGCTGTTCCCGAACCATCACCCGTCGGCGGGAGAGCGGCTCGCGCTGGCGGCGGTGGGCGGATACGGGCGCGGCGAGATGGCGCTCCATTCGGATATCGACATCGCCTTCCTCACCCCCTGGAAGCAGGCGGCGTGGGCGGAGCAGGTGATCGAATCCATGCTCTACACGCTGTGGGATCTGGGCCTGAAGGTGGGCCATTCGAGCCGCTCGATCGACGAGATGGTGCGGATGGCGAACGGCGATCTCACGATCCGCACCGCTTTGCTGGAGGCGCGCTACATCTGGGGCGATCAGGCGCTGTATGACGAGGCGGGCCGCCGCTTCGAGAAGGACGTGATGGCGTCCACCGCGCGCGCCTTCGTCGCCGAGAAGCTGGCCGAGCGGAATGCGCGGCACGAGCGGATGGGCGACAGCCGCTATGTGGTCGAGCCCAATCTGAAGGAAGGCAAGGGCGGCCTGCGCGATCTGCACGCGCTCTTCTGGATCGGCAAATATGCCTATCAGGTGCGCGACGTGGGCGATCTGGTCGAGCGCGGGCTGCTGACCGATCAGGAGCTGCGCCGCTTCCGCAAGGCCGAGAATTTCCTGTGGGCGGTGCGCTGCCACCTCCACATCCTCTCGCGCCGGCCCGAGGACCGGCTGACCTTCGACGTGCAGGCCGAGATCGCGCGGCGGATGCGCTATGCCGACCGGCCCGGAAAGTCCGCGGTCGAGCGCTTCATGCAGCATTATTTCCTGATCGCGAAGGAAGTGGGCGATCTCACCGCGATGTTCCTCGCGCATCTGGACGAGACGTTCGCCGCCAAGGGGCGCCGCTTCGGCATCACGCTGATCGGCCGCAAGCCCCGCAAGCTGGAAGGCTTCGTGCTGGATCGCGGGCGGCTGGCGGCGCCGAGCGACACCTTCTTCGCCGAAAATCCGGTACGCCTGCTGGAGCTGTTCGCGCTGGCGGACAAGCATCAGCTGGAGGTGCATCCGCTCACGTTGCGCATGGCCGGGCGCGATGCGAAATTGATCGACAATCAGGTGCGCGCCGATCCGGTCGCCAACCGCCATTTCCTGCAGGTGCTGGCCTCGCGCCGCGATCCGGAGCGCGTGCTGCGGACGATGAACGAGGCGGGCGTGTTCGGCCGCTTCGTGCCCGATTTCGGGCGCGTCGTGGCGCAGATGCAGTTCGACATGTACCACCATTACACGGTGGACGAGCATACGTTGCGCGCGATCGGCCTGCTCTCCCGCATCGAGCGCGGGCTGCTGGAGGAAGCGCATCCGGGCGCCGCCAAGATCCTGTCGCAGGTGGTGTGCCGGCGCGCGCTCTATGTGGCGGTGCTGCTGCACGATATCGCCAAGGGGCGCGGCGGCGATCATTCGACGCTGGGCGCGGAGGTGGCGCGCAAGCTCTGCCCGCGCTTCGGCCTGAAGCCTGCCGAAACCGAGACGGTGGCGTGGCTGGTGGAGCAGCATCTTTTGATGTCCGCCACCGCCTTCAAGCGCGATCTGGCCGATTTCAAGACGGTGCTGGATTTCGCCGAACGCGTGCAGAGCCCCGAGCGGCTGCGCCAGTTGCTGCTGCTCACGACGGTGGATATCCGCGCGGTGGGGCCGGGCGTGTGGAACGACTGGAAGCGCCAGCTGCTCGGCACGTTGTTCCACGCGGCCGAAGAGGTGCTGCGGCTGGGCCATCAGCAGACCGGGCGCAACGAGCGGATCAAGCTGAAGCAGGCGGAGCTGGGCGTGGAACTGGGCTGGTCGCGCCAGCGCTTCGACGCCTATCGCAAGCGCTTCCCGGACAGCTATTGGGTGGCCGAGGGCGTCGACATTCTCGAGCGCAATGCGCGGCTTATTTCGGCGGCGGATGCGGGCGAGAAGCCGCTCTCGATCGCGACGCAGCCCGATCCCCAGCGCGGCGCGACGCTGGTCACGATCTACGCGGCCGATCATCCCGGCCTGTTCTACCGCGTTGCGGGTGCGATCCATCTGGCGGGCGCCAGCATCATCGATGCGCGCATTCACACGACGCGCGACGGCATGGCGATCGACAATCTGCTGGTACAGGATCCGTTCGGCAAACCGTTCGACGATCCGATGCGGCTGCGACGGCTGGCGACGGCGATCGAGGATGCGCTGGCCAATCGCAGCCAGCTGGCGGCCAAGCTCGCCACCAAGCCCTCCCCCCGCACGCGGGCGGAGGCGTTCGTGGTCGAGCCCAACGTGCTGATCGATAATCGCGCGTCCAACCGCTACACGGTGGTGGAGGTGAATGCGCATGATCGGCCGGCACTGCTGCATGCGCTGGCTTATGCGTTGTTCCAGGCGAAGGTGACGATCCGCTCCGCCCATGTCGCGACCTATGGCACGCGCGCGGTGGATACCTTCTATCTGACCGATCTGCTCGGCGACAAGATCGAGGGCGCGGTGCGGCTGCGGACGCTGGAGCGGCTGTTGCTGGCGGCGGCGGGCGGCGGCGAGCCGGAGCCCGAGGAAGAGGCGCCGAAGCGCGAGCGCGAGAAGGAAAAGGTGAAGGTTTAG
- a CDS encoding SIMPL domain-containing protein: MFRYATIALAAMTPVAALHAEDGPRLTGTRLDITATGEVMRAPDVATIGAGVVTQAATASQAMADNARRMTATIAALRKAGIADRDIRTASLRLSPQYRYVDNQPPQLTGYQASNQVTVRFREIAKAGGILDALVAAGANQIDGPNFAVDKPEAALDEARTQALATAKARADLYARAAGLSVKRIVAITESTNVQSPIRPMMAMSLRAKADSTPVEPGEETLGITLQVTFELQ; this comes from the coding sequence ATGTTTCGTTACGCCACGATCGCGCTCGCCGCGATGACGCCCGTCGCCGCGCTGCACGCGGAGGACGGCCCGCGCCTGACGGGCACCCGCCTCGACATTACGGCCACGGGCGAGGTGATGCGGGCGCCCGACGTGGCCACGATCGGCGCGGGCGTCGTCACGCAGGCGGCGACGGCGTCGCAGGCGATGGCCGACAATGCGCGCCGCATGACCGCGACGATCGCGGCGCTGCGCAAGGCGGGCATCGCCGATCGCGATATCCGCACCGCTTCGCTGCGCCTGTCTCCGCAATATCGCTATGTCGACAATCAGCCGCCGCAGCTGACCGGCTATCAGGCGAGCAATCAGGTGACGGTGCGCTTCCGCGAGATCGCCAAGGCGGGCGGCATTCTCGATGCGCTGGTCGCGGCGGGCGCGAACCAGATCGACGGGCCCAATTTCGCGGTCGACAAGCCCGAGGCCGCTTTGGACGAGGCGCGCACCCAGGCGCTGGCGACGGCGAAGGCCCGCGCCGACCTCTATGCGCGCGCGGCGGGCCTGAGCGTGAAGCGGATCGTGGCGATCACCGAATCCACGAACGTCCAGTCTCCCATCCGCCCGATGATGGCGATGAGCCTGCGCGCCAAGGCGGATTCCACCCCGGTTGAGCCAGGCGAGGAAACGCTGGGCATCACGCTGCAGGTCACGTTCGAGCTGCAGTGA
- a CDS encoding response regulator has translation MVEATPRKIPLMSLAGLGIVIVAGLIALLIASGVSSSNRWADHSVQVQTRIVELGERLATHDGALRGYMISREPAMRDDMRDSRHDILLRVAELRELLRDNEPQLREIDAVAPLIRQRLIYGEHMSAERDHKPLYAMNLSAAQPGSLPLILAIRQHLGRMFATESALLAARQKQAQQRTALLSIGLVATVLLVVVIAYLTISEAQARSLSIEAAHREARAAAEAAESEMRAREQVEEQLRHIQKMESIGQLTGGIAHDFNNMLAVVIGSLDMARRRIDDPDRLQRSLASAMEGAGRAASLVSRLLAYSRRQSLAPAAVDPNRLVGDMSNLLGRTLGEGIEVETELAGDIWPTFVDPLQLENAIVNLAVNARDALGGRGRMTIRTGNATLDEGYIRSHPDAAPGDYVMIMVRDFGSGMPPDVLARAFDPFFTTKGVGRGTGLGLSQVFGFVKQSGGHIGIESVVGHGTTIRLFLPRHEAAPAIVREPAPVAGPAPVRGGERILLVEDDDRVRQFSRDAVADLGYVVTAAPDGVAALALIEQSPDYAILFTDVVMPGMGGTELAAAAREKQPNIRILYTTGYAHEAIAREGLLEPGVDVLLKPFTVAQLAQKLRDVLDKAGPDAVQAAASGGNA, from the coding sequence ATGGTCGAAGCGACGCCGCGCAAGATCCCCCTGATGTCGCTGGCGGGCCTTGGCATCGTCATCGTCGCCGGGCTGATCGCCTTGCTGATCGCCAGCGGTGTTTCGTCCAGCAATCGCTGGGCGGACCATTCGGTGCAGGTGCAGACGCGCATCGTGGAGCTGGGCGAGCGGCTGGCCACGCATGACGGAGCGTTGCGCGGCTACATGATCTCGCGTGAGCCCGCGATGCGCGACGATATGCGCGACAGCCGCCACGATATCCTGCTGCGCGTGGCCGAGCTGCGCGAGCTGCTGCGCGACAACGAGCCGCAGCTGCGCGAGATCGACGCGGTCGCCCCGCTGATCCGCCAGCGCCTGATCTATGGCGAGCATATGTCCGCCGAGCGCGACCACAAGCCGCTCTACGCGATGAACCTGAGCGCGGCGCAGCCGGGCAGCCTTCCCCTGATCCTGGCGATCCGCCAGCATCTGGGCCGCATGTTCGCGACGGAATCGGCGCTGCTGGCCGCGCGGCAGAAACAGGCGCAGCAGCGCACCGCCTTGCTGTCGATCGGGCTGGTGGCGACCGTGCTGCTGGTCGTCGTGATCGCCTATCTGACGATCTCGGAGGCGCAGGCCCGCTCCCTGTCGATCGAGGCCGCGCACCGCGAGGCGCGGGCTGCGGCCGAAGCGGCGGAGAGCGAGATGCGCGCGCGCGAACAGGTGGAGGAACAGCTCCGCCACATCCAGAAGATGGAATCGATCGGCCAGCTGACCGGCGGTATCGCGCACGATTTCAACAATATGCTCGCGGTGGTGATCGGCAGCCTGGATATGGCGCGGCGCCGGATCGACGATCCGGACCGGCTCCAGCGCAGCCTGGCGAGCGCGATGGAGGGCGCGGGGCGCGCCGCCTCGCTCGTCAGCCGTCTGCTCGCTTATTCGCGGCGCCAGTCGCTCGCGCCGGCGGCGGTGGATCCCAACCGGCTGGTGGGTGACATGTCCAACCTGCTCGGCCGCACGCTGGGCGAGGGGATCGAGGTGGAAACGGAGTTGGCCGGCGATATCTGGCCCACCTTCGTCGATCCGCTCCAGTTGGAAAATGCGATCGTCAATCTGGCGGTCAATGCGCGCGACGCGCTGGGCGGGCGCGGGCGCATGACGATCCGCACCGGCAATGCGACGCTGGACGAGGGTTATATCCGCTCGCATCCCGATGCCGCGCCGGGCGATTATGTGATGATCATGGTGCGCGATTTCGGATCGGGCATGCCGCCGGACGTGCTGGCGCGCGCCTTCGATCCCTTCTTCACCACCAAAGGAGTCGGCCGGGGCACCGGGCTGGGGCTCAGCCAGGTGTTCGGCTTCGTCAAGCAATCGGGCGGCCACATCGGCATCGAGAGCGTGGTGGGGCACGGGACGACGATCCGGCTGTTCCTTCCGCGGCACGAGGCGGCGCCCGCGATCGTGCGCGAGCCGGCGCCGGTGGCGGGCCCGGCGCCGGTGCGCGGCGGGGAGCGTATCCTGCTGGTGGAGGATGATGATCGCGTCCGCCAATTCTCGCGCGATGCGGTGGCCGATCTGGGCTATGTCGTGACGGCGGCCCCGGACGGCGTGGCCGCGCTGGCGCTGATCGAGCAGTCGCCCGATTATGCGATCCTCTTCACCGATGTGGTGATGCCCGGCATGGGCGGCACCGAGCTGGCGGCGGCCGCCCGCGAGAAGCAGCCGAACATCCGCATCCTCTACACGACCGGCTACGCCCACGAGGCGATCGCGCGGGAGGGGCTGCTGGAGCCGGGCGTGGATGTGCTGCTGAAGCCCTTCACCGTGGCCCAGCTCGCACAAAAGCTGCGCGATGTGCTCGATAAGGCCGGTCCGGACGCCGTTCAGGCGGCAGCCAGCGGCGGCAACGCATAA